A single genomic interval of Euwallacea similis isolate ESF13 chromosome 2, ESF131.1, whole genome shotgun sequence harbors:
- the Zmynd8 gene encoding uncharacterized protein Zmynd8 isoform X1, with product MSEPEGMDRNGGTFDTPNSPKEPSAALNTSLEGQSTYQHPNRSNSNDTSTVSDTDTSMVQNDVTGPESFSVHCEESDKTIESQDGVAKIDQEEASNQSRELKLLLALSKEAKLDTNISRKRKVQPLRKKYRGEGRGKSSRIQYPVTAECELEMDLSSADGSKESMQDDDTLSTSSSGKGTKRKKGDVSSNSGLEEGVKKSRKSLSTDVILFKPNKDMFCWRCHKDNVNIACETCPRSYHQKCLKQTITDLEHWPCPECVAILKAESTNSRSPALQGMTLEHLCSLLKFAVKRMIQCQGSEPFINEVSDNEFPEYKKYIIQPMDLTQLDKNIKENLYGSTQAFEADAKWILHNSIVFNSYLELSLKSETGRTYSKRYQSKLTTAAKLIIKICKQEMSEIENCPSCYLNANTKKKTWFVEVCPKPHLLVWAKLRGFPFWPGKAMKCKDGVVDVRFFGAHDRAWVPEKECFLYSPKDPNLFRVKRADIEQCVEELEVHVDNLKKIYGEFNYPPFKTAIDPDNEVKQLQIFLPQYSSSKSKSLKRQSLDKEQGESKECQEIKLKDAISDESFKSTLEEQQTSEKDDDPMEGYGTDDESVPEIDTEFRKTLLHLPENRNDNLEVDEYDTQVPANVEPDTSGTEEVLLTRPVVNDDSKSGSNKSLPEPSSNNSSVEDPALMSFRRNSDTECTRISDKISRLDIAENVEISLGNDEKGTVSCIENISSSNSECSSDFSVEFKKKPVQVDVDNVEFTISPARKLKMTDTLIKRLSDGECSTSTEESSKLDNVERVKRNFNALDTNEVENCASNEIFETKSPSDEQHLDSVPEGNKYVAAKIGDSPTKSVASSSKNDDKSKNTECVNWTVRDVSQKSDRTKIVIKAVRSEERLDQIGKEDSEETKDMSEEHQNDEEVVMSKAQVVADRQPKESATGIIISKFQSNDQEQIETNTQSPYAEEPSIKILLQSMKENDNVPSNNGAEWASEKKLQSSPDKPKISKEQTEKKKLPNFHENPTESQKSKSKDHDEVVENEDVRFNIDKSKHLFQESIINIIHSSLNESLPKPVIKSGSHKTHSKECNQSRRSSAENDDTKRGTKRKKSADCEERGDETQNKIVKLVSIESIMNKTDNNQESKGKNKSSILETSLQAKRITKSAQNSPAGSARSSVHEIATDEIKSEPEAEIEAGSSGLQDMEAKKKYLSALNIQEKGEAGVQKPKTHEIRTRSKTEEKRERFRVSNESQVVDNMTKIIDDVAINYSAVREEDRSCHLNKKKPTSTANGSKSDGCEIYVRSFAKIATTVPEINTSMIPTPPSKQKARKSFPQPNYSKVVRPSIHPQPSVSKPSSVESPARVASRPPAAVATAKPIISPLQQIDQVRPTNGYFILQPPQQDNLVFLPPNQTLSYTAPLASLANQVMSVTPCLVSATATGQAVRHITTQAQLWHPGLSQDEKGINPVNLATSQNYIPQGEFGATPSSITLPNPQISKADGNTKRLINGLMAETPTINLVNSSSEWTASVSSSVTSAKPTNTEKPPEAAGDPASETALPTITALPVVEPIVIADGDEDFTVLNGLVPDTNISKIISDVILKPLPRLKPRPPGVLSQQFSEGVPSAAGPVAAKINSIAHRLGDYFRGMLIETFEDLSKADNPDATIVNLKLEIESLKYKHSIEISEIERNLTTALKDVQRTILEDRERIVEETRTACEAETIKKVEEAKSKQWCANCSKEAQFYCCWNTSYCDYPCQQKHWSTHMGKCAQSVNPTGQITPSPAIRPGSQQIILRPTNPPAKAGLGRVFSKPVQKVFMNRGLSGSKAMRVQTTTGSLLTMMETTPGNYQLVPSTTVLRAGPTLTIKPNVITVPSANISSTSSSIANQQPQKPKPAVRLIGHSMPVTTALDDDSE from the exons ATGTCAGAACCAGAAGGCATGGACCGGAATGGCGGAACCTTCGATACGCCTAATTCTCCAAAGGAGCCCTCAGCTGCTTTAAACACATCCCTTGAGGGCCAGTCCACTTACCAACACCCAAATAGATCCAACTCAAATGACACCAGCACTGTGAGTGACACCGACACTTCAATGGTCCAGAATGATGTTACTGGACCTGAAAGCTTCTCAGTGCACTGTGAGGAGAGTGACAAAACAATTGAGAGTCAGGACGGCGTTGCTAAAATAGATCAAGAAGAAGCTTCTAATCAATCGAGGGAGCTGAAGCTGCTCTTAGCCCTTTCCAAAGAAGCCAAGTTAGATACTAACATATCCAGGAAGAGGAAAGTTCAGCCCCTCAGAAAGAAATACAGAGGTGAAGGTCGAGGCAAGTCCTCAAGGATCCAGTATCCAGTTACTGCAGAATGTGAATTGGAGATGGATTTGTCCAGTGCAGATGGCAGTAAAGAGTCCATGCAGGATGATGATACACTTAGCACAAGTTCCAGTGGCAAGGGCACAAAGCGCAAGAAGGGTGATGTGTCTAGCAATAGTGGTCTGGAGGAAGGTGTCAAGAAAAGTCGCAAATCACTATCAACTGATGTAATTCTGTTTAAG CCAAACAAAGATATGTTTTGTTGGCGCTGCCACAAGGACAATGTAAACATAGCCTGCGAAACATGCCCCAGGAGTTATCATCAGAAATGTCTGAAACAAACCATTACAGATCTGGAACACTGGCCTTGTCCAGAATGTGTGGCCATTTTAAAAGCTGAGAGCACCAATTCAAG GTCCCCTGCTTTGCAAGGAATGACCTTGGAACACCTATGCAGCTTGCTGAAGTTTGCAGTTAAGCGGATGATACAGTGTCAAGGG TCTGAGCCCTTTATTAACGAAGTCAGCGATAATGAATTTCCTGAATATAAAAAGTACATCATTCAACCAATGGATTTAACACAGCTGGACAAAAACATTAAGGAGAATTTGTACGGCAGTACACAGGCTTTTGAAGCTGATGCCAAATGGATTTTACATAACAGCATCGTGTTCAACTCAT ACTTGGAATTGTCATTAAAATCAGAAACAGGGAGAACGTACAGCAAAAGAT ATCAATCTAAGCTAACAACTGCCgccaaattaataataaaaatatgcaagCAAGAAATGTCTGAGATAGAAAATTGTCCAAGCTGTTACTTGAATGCCAATACTAAGAAGAAGACGTGGTTCGTAGAAGTGTGTCCGAAACCGCATCTGCTAGTATGGGCAAAATTGCGAG GTTTTCCATTTTGGCCAGGAAAAGCAATGAAGTGCAAAGACGGAGTAGTGGATGTTAGGTTTTTCGGAGCTCATGACAGAGCGTGGGTTCCAGAAAAGGAATGTTTTCTGTATTCGCCTAAAGACCCGAACTTATTCCGCGTTAAAAGAGCTGACATTGAGCAATGTGTAGAG GAATTGGAAGTTCACGTCgataacctaaaaaaaatttacggTGAATTCAATTATCCGCCGTTCAAAACAGCAATTGACCCCGACAATGAAGTAAAACAGCTGCAAATCTTCCTGCCTCAGTATAGTTCCAGTAAAAGTAAATCTTTGAAAAGGCAGAGTCTAGATAAAGAACAAGGGGAATCAAAGGAGTGTCaagagataaaattaaaagacgCAATTTCAGACGAATCATTTAAAAGCACTTTGGAGGAGCAACAAACCAGTGAAAAAGATGATGATCCCATGGAGGGATATG gTACAGACGATGAGTCTGTGCCGGAAATTGACACCGAATTTCGAAAAACTCTGTTGCACTTGCCTGAGAATAGAAACGACAACCTTGAGGTCGACGAATACGACACTCAAGTGCCTGCAAATGTTGAACCAGACACCAGCGGAACTGAAGAAGTTCTTTTAACCAGACCGGTTGTTAATG ATGACAGTAAATCGGGCAGTAACAAATCTCTACCGGAACCATCCAGCAACAACTCATCAGTAGAAGATCCAGCATTGATGTCCTTCCGCCGAAACAGCGATACCGAGTGCACAAGGATTTCTGATAAAATCAGTCGATTGGACATAGCCGAAAATGTAGAAATAAGCTTGGGAAATGATGAGAAAGGAACTGTCAGCTGTATAGAAAATATATCGTCCAGCAACAGCGAGTGTTCCAGTGATTTTAGTGTAGAGTTTAAGAAAAAGCCGGTGCAAGTTGATGTGGACAATGTGGAGTTCACTATTTCCCCCGCTAGGAAGTTGAAAATGACTGACACGCTAATAAAGCGGTTATCTGACGGGGAATGTTCTACCTCCACTGAAGAGAGCTCCAAGCTTGATAATGTGGAGCGGgtgaagagaaattttaatgcacTTGACACAAATGAAGTTGAAAATTGTGCatctaatgaaatttttgaaactaaatCACCTTCAGATGAACAACATCTTGACTCAGTCCCAGAAGGGAACAAGTATGTTGCTGCAAAGATTGGAGATAGTCCAACTAAGTCTGTTGCTTCTAGTTCTAAAAATGacgataaaagtaaaaatacaGAGTGCGTAAATTGGACCGTAAGGGACGTGTCTCAGAAATCCGATAGGACCAAAATTGTCATCAAGGCTGTGAGATCAGAGGAGAGATTAGACCAAATCGGAAAGGAAGACAGCGAGGAGACTAAAGATATGAGTGAAGAACATCAAAATGATGAAGAAGTTGTTATGTCTAAAGCTCAAGTAGTTGCAGATCGGCAACCGAAGGAATCAG CAACTGGAATAATTATCTCCAAATTTCAATCTAATGATCAAGAGCAAATTGAAACTAATACCCAGTCGCCATATGCTGAAGAACCATCCATTAAAATCTTACTCCAATCTATGAAGGAAAATGACAATGTTCCTTCAAACAATGGTGCGGAATGGGCTTCAGAAAAGAAGCTTCAAAGCAGTCCAGACAAGcccaaaatttccaaagagCAAACTGAAAAAAAGAAGTTGCCTAACTTTCATGAAAATCCAACAGAATCACAAAAGTCAAAAAGTAAAGACCATGATGAAGTAGTAGAGAATGAAGATGTTCGATTTAACATTGACAAG agtaaacatttatttcaggaGAGTATCATTAACATAATTCATTCATCTCTCAATGAATCTCTGCCGAAACCGGTGATAAAATCTGGAAGCCACAAAACCCATTCCAAAGAATGCAACCAATCGCGTCGAAGCAGCGCAGAAAACGATGACACAAAAAGGGGTACCAAACGTAAGAAAAGCGCTGATTGTGAGGAGCGTGGCGACGaaactcaaaataaaatcgttaAATTAGTCTCCATCGAAAGCATTATGAACAAAACCGACAATAACCAGGAAagcaaaggaaaaaacaaATCATCAATACTGGAAACTTCATTACAAGCCAAAAGGATTACGAAATCAGCACAAAATTCGCCTGCTGGATCTGCTAGGAGTTCTGTGCACGAGATAGCAACGgatgaaataaaaagtgaGCCTGAGGCTGAAATCGAAGCAGGCAGTAGCGGTCTCCAAGATATGGAAGCGAAGAAAAAGTACTTGTCTGCCTTAAATATCCAAGAAAAGGGCGAAGCAGGCGTCCAGAAACCCAAGACACATGAAATTCGCACCCGCTCTAAAACCGAAGAGAAAAGAGAGAGGTTTAGAGTAAGTAACGAGTCACAA GTGGTGGATAATATGACGAAGATCATTGACGACGTCGCTATAAATTACAGTGCGGTTCGTGAAGAGGACCGCTCGTGTCATTTGAATAAGAAAAAACCCACTAGTACTGCTAACGGCTCGAAATCTGACGGCTGTGAAATTTATGTTAGATCTTTTGCAAAAATAG ccACAACTGTCCCTGAAATTAATACCTCGATGATTCCAACTCCACCAAGCAAACAAAAGGCGCGGAAATCGTTTCCGCAACCGAACTATTCTAAAGTTGTAAGACCAAGCATACACCCTCAGCCCAGTGTATCAAAACCTTCAAGTGTTGAATCTCCTGCACGAGTGGCATCCAGACCGCCTGCTG cgGTAGCCACAGCCAAGCCCATAATCTCACCGTTGCAGCAAATCGATCAAGTGAGACCTACCAACGGGTACTTTATTTTACAACCGCCGCAACAAGATAATCTTGTTTTTCTGCCACCAAACCAAACTTTAAGCTATACAGCTCCACTAGCTAGTCTCGCCAATCAAGTGATGTCTGTG ACCCCTTGTTTGGTTTCTGCCACCGCCACTGGCCAAGCGGTGCGGCACATTACGACCCAAGCGCAATTGTGGCATCCAGGCCTTTCTCAAGATGAAAAAGGCATAAATCCAGTAAACTTGGCTACTTCTCAAAATTATATACCTCAAGGAGAATTTGGTGCCACACCTTCATCAATAACATTACCAAACCCACAAATTAGTAAGGCTGATGGAAATACAAAGAGGCTGATTAATGGATTGATGGCGGAAACACCTACAATTAACTTGGTTAATTCGAGTTCTGAGTGGACAGCCAGTG TATCATCGTCAGTCACCTCTGCTAAACCAACCAACACCGAGAAACCTCCTGAAGCAGCAGGCGATCCAGCATCAGAAACCGCTTTGCCAACAATAACCGCCTTACCCGTCGTGGAACCAATTGTAATTGCCGATGGCGATGAAGATTTCACGGTGCTAAACGGTTTAGTGCCAGATACGAATATTTCTAAGATAATTAGCGATGTT ATACTGAAGCCTCTACCGAGGCTAAAGCCTCGACCTCCAGGAGTATTAAGCCAACAGTTCAGCGAAGGTGTCCCCAGTGCTGCAGGCCCAGTGGCAGCGAAGATTAATTCCATTGCGCATAGG TTAGGGGATTACTTCCGAGGAATGCTGATAGAGACTTTTGAAGACTTGAGTAAAGCGGACAACCCCGACGCTACCATTGTGAATCTCAAGCTAGAGATTGAAAGCCTGAAATATAAGCATAGTATAGAAATTTCGGAAATAGAGAGAAACCTAACTACTGCGTTAAAAGACGTCCAGCGAACTATTTTGGAAGACAGGGAACGAATTGTTGAAGAGACTCGAACCGCCTGCGAGGCCGAAACCATCAAGAAGGTGGAGGAAGCCAAGTCGAAGCAATG GTGCGCAAACTGCTCCAAAGAAGCTCAGTTTTATTGTTGTTGGAATACCAGTTACTGCGACTACCCCTGTCAACAGAAGCACTGGTCCACCCATATGGGGAAGTGCGCCCAAAGTGTGAATCCAACAGGTCAAATTACTCCGTCACCCGCAATCAGGCCGGGCAGCCAGCAGATTATTCTCAGGCCTACGAACCCGCCCGCCAAGGCCGGTCTCGGG agAGTATTTTCGAAACCCGTTCAAAAAGTGTTTATGAATCGTGGGTTGTCTGGCTCCAAAGCAATGAGGGTGCAG ACTACGACCGGTAGCCTGTTGACCATGATGGAAACCACGCCAGGAAACTACCAACTGGTACCCAGCACCACCGTACTAAGAGCAGGCCCCACCCTGACCATCAAACCAAACGTAATTACTGTTCCCTCAGCGAATATTTCCAGTACCAGCTCCAGTATTGCTAATCAGCAACCGCAAAAACCCAAACCTGCAGTGAGACTGATCGGGCATAGTATGCCTGTTACGACTGCATTGGATGATGATTCTGAGTAG